DNA from Chelonia mydas isolate rCheMyd1 chromosome 3, rCheMyd1.pri.v2, whole genome shotgun sequence:
GTTTTGTTTCTTACGTAGTTTGATTGATTTGGCCATATCTTACGTGAACTATTTGAATCCACCTGAATGGGAAACAAATGTTGAACACTGCCTATTACCCATATAGTTTCATTTACAGCTACTGCTGGATTCCAGAATCCAGCCTCCCggctgtatgatttttttttaaatagctctttGCAGAATGCTTCTGTCTTAGTACCTGAAACAAACAGTACCATAAATGTTCCTGTAATATTGCTCTCATTAGAAATCATGATGTGTGGGACAGaagtttatcatttttttttccaaattgtaaCTACAACAGGAATCTTTTTTATAGGGATTTCAGGAGAGGCAGCATGTTCATGTCAACTGATTGTGGGACTGGGAGCCATTAAAAAACCCCTCGCTGCTCTAATCCTTGTTTTACTACTACTTCACAGtctgaccttggccaagtcagattttcagaagtatccactaattttctGTGCTTCCATATTTGGGTTCCATCATGAGGCACgttgggactgattttcagaggtgttggaCACCTGCAACTCTCAGTgagatcagtgggagctgtgggtgctcagtatcTGAAAATCAGGCGACAGAGGTCAAATTCATCCATGGTTTAACTACTAACTTCAATGGAGTGACATCAAGGATTAATTTGGCCCTATATTCTCAGGTTGGGTATTTTCAGAAATCTCCACTAACCTTGAAATTTAGGAGTACAACCTCAGtgtcagtttgcccatctgtaaaatgcagatccCTACCCATGTATCTCCTTGGGGTATTCTGAGGATTGTTTGTAAATTGCTAAGTATTTTTACTTCCTCCAACTCATTTAAAGAGATGGACAGtttgccattttgttttgtcTCAAAGATAATGCCTGTTCAATGGCATTAACAGAATACTAGCAGAGTTGAACTACTGATTTCTTGTTGCCCACTAAGTGTTTCCCATTCAATCCCGGTCACAAATAAAGGGTCACATCCGTaactctttactcaggcaaagtaGCTAATGAAGACAAAGTGTATTTGGCTGAAAATTAAGAGTTGGATTCTAGCCTGCAGTGCTGGCTAAATGGAAGGTCAGTATCCTGCCTcacattttcctcttttcttttcttttttaaggtgGGTGATTGTGATTGTTggcaaaggaaggagagagaaaggaaggaatagaacagaacaaaggaaggGAGGAATTAGTTTTCTTTTCCGTTAGCTAGCTCCCTGCTGGCAAATGCTAAGAGTATTCTGTATCTTTAATTTAATGCCATCAATCTAAGtcatattatttttacagtgattTTAATTGAACAAAATAGTCTTCAGAAAGTAAGCACCTCACTGATAGCATTTTTTTCTATCAGTGGCAATGAGACTGGTTTAAAATGGAAGAGGGAGATAAGAAAGGTTCAAAGGCACATAATGCTCTGGCTAGAATATGCTAAGCGTGATTCTTATCTCACATCAGTTTTTACTCTGGTACAGCTCAAGTAATTTACAGTTGCTCCTCCTAATTTATATGAGCATGAGAAGAGAATTAGGTCTGGTATCTTTCAATGGGTGTGCATGGTGCTCTGATACTACAGGGAGGaatgtattaaaaatgaataGATGGCATTTACAGCTGATACAATAACTTTTATTCCTCAGGAACGCTGCACACAGTTGTATGAATCCCGTATCTGAATGAGGCATCCCCCCAAGTCACTGGCTCAGGTTCCTCCCGCACTCTTAGGCCCAGGCAGCACACAGGGAGGCAGGGATGAGGGGAGCCCCTGGGGCACGTGCCGTGACAGCGGATGGGCACGTTACTCCAGGGCTGGGTGCTACCCCCTGGGGGTCTGGGGCCTGGGCCCCACAAGCCCCAGTCCCGCCCCTGTGTTGCttgcccttccctgcagccctagtGCCGGAGTCAGCAGCACCCAGGCGAACAGACGCAGGTGACGGGCAGGTGTGTGCTGCAGCGTCACCACTAGGAGGTTTCCCCCGCTCCAGCACTAGGGCAGAGACTACAACTCCCAAGGGGCTTTGCGAGGTCTTCCGGTTGCTGACAGTTTTTGTCGTGATAACTTCGTGCGCCGCTCCCATAAGCTATCCGGGAGCCGCCACGCTCCTCTCGCGAGAACTTAATTTATCCCCTCGAGACTTCACCAAACCCATCCCACCGAACCCCCCCCCTCTCGCTCTCGCGAGATCCTGACCTGGCTGCGGCGGCGCGGAGACCCTCGCGCTGGGCGATGGAGGAGGGTGGCGCGCGCGAGGGTCTCTTCTCGCTGGAGCTGCTGGTGGAGTGGGTGCGGGTGGAGCCGCAGCTGCTGCCCGCGCGCGGCCCCCTGCGCCCGGCCGTGGCGCTGCGGCTGCTGGACTTCCCCACCTTGCTGGTGCACCCGCCCGAGCCGGGCTGCCCGCCGGGGGGGCTCGTCCCCTTCGGCCGGGGCAAGTCCTGCCTCTTCCGCCTGGGCCCGGGCCCCCTGCGGGGCCTGCTCCGCCGCGCCCCGCTCTACGCGCTGCTGCTGGCGCTGCCCccggggcccggcccggcccggctgcTCGGCAGCTGCTGCGTCTCCCTGGCCCCGGCCGCCGAGGAGCTGCTGCGGCCGCCGCAGGGCGGGGCGACGCCCGGCTCGCGGGGCCGCAGGGGCCGTTACCCCCTGCGGGACCTCATGGGGGAGCGGGTTGGGGAGCTGGCCCTGGGCTACCGCCTCAGCAGCCTGGGGCCGGCCTTGCTGGGACACCTGCCTgcgggcctggggcagggggtggccggGGGAGCGCCCCTGCCCAGGTCCACCTGCCCCCCGGATACCCAGCGCAAGAGCGGGCCCAGGCCGCAGGGGGCCCCGGGGGAGCAGGCGTCTGGGCATAGTAGGCGCTCTACGTCTATCGGCATCCAGACGGAGCCGCAGGGCAGGGAGGTGCCTGgggagctgaagcctgagcacaGCGGCCAAGCCTCTTCCCCCACTGGCCAGACCCATCTGCCATGTGCGGAGGAGGTGTGGGAGCTGGAGATTGAAGCAAACAtcttctgccctccccccttgTACTACAGCCACCTGCCCACAGAGCCCCCACCCGCCCGGGCCCCTGGGCGGGTGGCAGTTGCCCAGCCTCAGGCACCACAGGAGCAGAGCCCAAGTGCAACACCAGCACCGTTACAGGAAGCTTGTCCAGACAGAGGTCGGGCTTCTGGTTCCCTGGCCCAGTCGCTGGGTAGCGCCCAGCAGCTCAGAGATGCTCTAAGAGAGCTGCCTCTGGTCAACGCTTTGCTGGTAGAACTATCCCTGCTGAGTAATCAGCCCCTGCACTTGGGACCTTCTACTGTTCACCCCCAGCTGGCCTGGCTATACCGAGAAGTAGAAGAAGCTGACATCAAGACCTCAAAACCTCTTACTAAAAGCAGATGGCCAGCTGGGAAAGATAAGGAAACACTTCTTAACCCCAGAGAAAGGTTCAAAAGAAGTCAGCAACAGTTTTCTAAATTGGGGGGTTCTTCCTTACGAGAGACTGGAGCAGGGAAAGGAACCAAGAAAGCTGTAGCATCAAGAAACAACTGTTTTGAAAAGAAGAGTGGAACCAAAGAAAACACACCCCCAAGGAAGAAACTGTTTTATGGACTCACAAATACACTGAGGTTACGATTACAGCAGACCAATCCAGATATGTTAGTACTTCATGAAAGGAGAGAACAATATAGAAAAAGGCAAGTAGAGATGCtgagagaaaagcaaagcaaaggacCTTTGTCCAGAGGAAAACTATTCAGAAACACTGCTGAACAGCATCTGATGTCTTACAGGCATCCTGCTGAGGGAGGAATTTTagaacaaaatattcaggttgatGAAAATATTGAGACTTTAATACAAAGTAGTATTGAAAAAGATCCCTCCACCACTATAATGGAAGACATTTCTGACCTACAAAAACATGCTGCTCTCAATAGACCGAACAATCATGAGGAAAATGCTAAGGAAGAGAATCCATATGAAGTGAATACAAACTCTTCACTGGAAGTAACTACAGTTAAAACCCCTTACAAAGTAAAGGGTGTGAAAGTCCACCTCCCAAGAACTTTCACACAGGATACTGGTGCAAAGAGAAATAAAGTAGATGAGGAAGCAGTACACTTGATTCATGACAAAGACACAGATGACTATAATGCTTCCCCATTAGGTGATTATCAACCAGGCCAAAACAACAGTTTTGAAAGTAACCCTGAATTCAAGTATTCAGATGACTTTGTTGGCAGCCCTGAGAACACAGGCTATTCGGAAGATTTCACCAGTGCTGACGATACGGGCAGAAGCTCAGAAACTCTTGATAGCAGCCCAGAGTGTGCACTGGTAAGCCCAAAGCAAGCTTGCTCAGACGTGGAATCAGAATCCAAGAAGTCCAGGCTTTCTGAAAAAAGTCTGAGAACTGAAAGTATTTCAGCTCCTCTACCAGTTCCTTCAAGTGCCTCTCCAGTCCATTCTCTTAAAAGAACCTATGacttaaaagcaaaaaaacagaATACAGGTGTGGGTGTCAGTGTATCCATTAGTGACTCCTCTCCTCCTGCAGGTTCATTAGATAAGCAGGAGTTAGCTTCACATATCAAGGAAGAAGATAGcaaaattgaccaaaatattttccaGGCCCCTGAAGTGAAGACTAAGCAAACTAATTCTGATATAAATAGAGTAGTAAAGGGCCAAACCTCTTTGGAAAAGAGCCAGTCACTGAGGACATCTCAAGTTAGCTCCTACTTGCCATCCAACATGTCTGATCTTGAACTTAGTGGTGTGGAAAACAATACATCAGACAAGGAAGAGGATGACGATTTTGGGACACTGAGTATTCCTAATCAATATAAGCACATCAGTGAACTAGTAGTAAACAAGCTGCCTGGATACACCATGTAATCAATATACACTCTTGGTCAAAACagaatgtttacttttttatttttataaacaataTTAAGATATTTGTAGTTGGATATATATAACAAATATGTTTGGCTTTATGAATTTAATAaattgctgtttttgtttttataaaaacaaagattGTAACTTTGGTGTATATAATATAACTTCAATAGTCTAAGCCTAGCTTTAAAGGAAAAAGACAAGCAAAAAAGTGTTAAAATACCTCATCTTTTCAATTGTAGAAATGAAAATGGAAGCAGTAAGCCTTCCTAGAATATCCAAAGACTTGTCAGAAGAAAATGTTAGTGCTAAAGAAACAACCATGCAGTTAAGTTATGAGTACAAATTATGTCTAACCATTTTTATAAACTGATATTTTAAACAGTCACCTTTTTCACAAAAGTAACCTTTACACTTCCAGGAAATAAATGCAGTACAACTGCTACTTAGTGCACACAGCCTGTCATAGGCAATAGCAGTATAGATTGtaaagccagaaggaatcatTATGATAGTGTCGATATGAaagtcagactagactatcataatgactaacacaggccata
Protein-coding regions in this window:
- the MAP10 gene encoding microtubule-associated protein 10 translates to MEEGGAREGLFSLELLVEWVRVEPQLLPARGPLRPAVALRLLDFPTLLVHPPEPGCPPGGLVPFGRGKSCLFRLGPGPLRGLLRRAPLYALLLALPPGPGPARLLGSCCVSLAPAAEELLRPPQGGATPGSRGRRGRYPLRDLMGERVGELALGYRLSSLGPALLGHLPAGLGQGVAGGAPLPRSTCPPDTQRKSGPRPQGAPGEQASGHSRRSTSIGIQTEPQGREVPGELKPEHSGQASSPTGQTHLPCAEEVWELEIEANIFCPPPLYYSHLPTEPPPARAPGRVAVAQPQAPQEQSPSATPAPLQEACPDRGRASGSLAQSLGSAQQLRDALRELPLVNALLVELSLLSNQPLHLGPSTVHPQLAWLYREVEEADIKTSKPLTKSRWPAGKDKETLLNPRERFKRSQQQFSKLGGSSLRETGAGKGTKKAVASRNNCFEKKSGTKENTPPRKKLFYGLTNTLRLRLQQTNPDMLVLHERREQYRKRQVEMLREKQSKGPLSRGKLFRNTAEQHLMSYRHPAEGGILEQNIQVDENIETLIQSSIEKDPSTTIMEDISDLQKHAALNRPNNHEENAKEENPYEVNTNSSLEVTTVKTPYKVKGVKVHLPRTFTQDTGAKRNKVDEEAVHLIHDKDTDDYNASPLGDYQPGQNNSFESNPEFKYSDDFVGSPENTGYSEDFTSADDTGRSSETLDSSPECALVSPKQACSDVESESKKSRLSEKSLRTESISAPLPVPSSASPVHSLKRTYDLKAKKQNTGVGVSVSISDSSPPAGSLDKQELASHIKEEDSKIDQNIFQAPEVKTKQTNSDINRVVKGQTSLEKSQSLRTSQVSSYLPSNMSDLELSGVENNTSDKEEDDDFGTLSIPNQYKHISELVVNKLPGYTM